The genomic window GCATGATGGAAACGAGCCCACCACAGGATGTGAAACCTGGAGAGTCGTCCAACACCAAGACTAAACTCACTCTGTCTGCTCCACACAGAGGTTTTCATGAACTCACACATTATATAAAAAGCTGTTGATGTTTTGCTGTTCAGTAAAGTaaactgtgttgtgtttgtgtagactTGAGACCGGTGTGTTATGAAGAGCCAGAGCACTGGTGTTCTGTGGCTTACTATGAACTGAACAACCGAGTCGGTGAAACCTTCCACGCGTCATCACGGAGCATTCTAGTGGACGGCTTCACAGATCCATCTAACAACAAGACCCGGTTCTGCTTAGGGCTGCTATCCAATGTCAATCGCAACTCCACCATCGAACACACCCGCCGGCACATAGGCAAAGGTGGCCTTATCCTTTAtcgaacctttttttttttttttttacatcgtGACAGTTGTTTTTATGCCTATTAACCCAGTGTTAGGTCATCACAAGGGTCATGATCAAGGGGTCAGGAAGTGCAGTGTAACAGAACCTGGGCAAGTCACAGAGTTTCCCCTGTGCCAATAACTATGGGTTATTAATTGAAATCTGCTGACAAGATTGCTCGTGTGAGGCATCAACATAGTAAAGGATTAATGTTTAGGATTATGTTTCTCATTCTGTCTTCTGAAAgtcttctgtcttctgtcactGAAAGTcccaaaaacagagaaaaagcaACATttagcacatgcacacacacacacacacacacacacacacacactaactggaTGTCTGCCAATTGTGTGTCCTATCTGCAGCTGCATTGTTGAGAGAGACATAAACCAGAGCAAGATGGTTGAAAAACAAAGGGTTTTAAGGTTTCTGCTTGGCATGTGATGAAACAATTTCGAAATAACGAGTTGAAAGAGTATATGAATCCCACATCTTTACGGTCTCATTTTATCCTGGTTTCAGAATCAGAAGTTTTTCCACTTTCAAATTTTTCTTgctgttaatgttttttctctttaaacttTGTGGCTATTGCTAAAACCCATAGCATTATAATGCATCTTGTACGTTAAACCATTAGGACTTTCCTGATGACTTTCATCTATCATTTCGCTCATCTGTACCTTGAGTTATGTAAAATTCTAGTTATTATCTGAAAATACATTAGGCATACATAAAAATGACCAttatcaatttaatttattacatcATGGTTCCATCGTCCAGTGAATCAATCAGATCAAAAAGAGCTTTCTCAGTTTTAATCTGGCAAGAAATGTCTTGTTACAGAGTTAAAATAGAAGATTCTGGATATTggatgacagatttttttttataattaatacacAACCTTGACTGAAACTGAACCTTGTTTAATGTTGGCAGGTGTGCACCTGTATTATGTAGGGGGTGAGGTGTATGCCGAGTGCCTGAGTGACAGCAGCATCTTCGTACAAAGTCGCAACTGCAACTACCAGCATGGCTTCCATGCCACCACCGTGTGTAAAATCCCCAGTGGCTGCAGCCTCAAGATCTTCAACAACCAGTTGTTTGCCCAGCTGCTGTCGCAGTCAGTCAACCACGGCTTTGAGGTGGTGTACGAGCTCACTAAGATGTGCACCATCAGAATGAGCTTTGTCAAGGTAATTGGATttagtgtacatacagagtctAGAGGTTACATACACCGTTGCTTACACCTGTTGAAGTGATTCCgtagttatatttatttaatctgaaaTTATGTTGGCAAATGTGTCTCCAAATGATTGCAGAATTTTGTGAATTCAAactgtatatctgtgtatattTACAGAACCTTTTGCAGAAAATTAATGCCTGCACTTGTAATACAGTGTGTTACCTTGCTATCAGTCTACACAatatcacagtaaaaaaaaagcttaaaaaagctaaaatacTTATGGCTATAACCCTGAaagagtaaatgtaaatattctatttcatttcatccttataaacaataaattgtTAGCATATATCTTTATAAATTGccattttattattagtttcataacattaatttcatattttttttacccctAATTGATAAaggcatactgtacatactattGTGATTAGTATAGTAACATTATGCCACGGTGTCTTTTCCCCCTCAGGGCTGGGGTGCAGAATACCACCGCCAGGATGTCACAAGCACTCCCTGCTGGATAGAGATCCACTTGCATGGACCTCTGCAATGGCTTGATAAAGTTCTGACCCAAATGGGTTCCCCACACAACCCTATCTCATCTGTGTCCTAACACTGAAAATACACTCCGTAACTCACAGCACAGCCTGAGGATCAGCAGAGGAGAAAGCAGTGTCTAAAATGGCAGTTTTCACTACAGGTTCATTGTACCAGTGTCACAGACAAAGAATGTTTAAAGCATCTTGTGCATCTAATTGTTAAAATAAGTATTACAACTGTGTCTATTTagtctttgattttttttaatcatgatcaCTGTCTAATAATCTGAATAGTTCAGACAGCAACACAGTGATGAAAAACTAAGGAACGCAGAAAGGCAAAGCAACAGTAGTAGCAATGAAGCttgatgtttgttttgtgttggcAACATGACTACATTTTGAATCCTATTACATGCctgatatttcttattttttgaaATACAGATTTTCCCTCTCAGTCTTGTGGTAACTGGCTTGTGATTGAAAGGAAACCGCAAACAAACCAAACCTCatgcaaataaaactaaactcaAATGAACATCAAAGGgcaaaaatgataaattattcaaatatatttgacaTTATGACAAATAAGAATACACAATCTTCTTTATATATGAGCATTAATGATATCATCATAATTAAGTGGTTAAAACAAATTCCTATGAACACACAAAGTCACTAGTGTTAAAAAAATCAGACTGAAACTTTATAGTTTTCACATAATTGGTTTAAATTACATGCATCATAGCACATAAAATAACAGCATCTGATAAAGACCCACATGGtagtttaaaaatgattttatatacagtagaactGCTACTAATGATGATCATGATAGCCTGATGAAATGTGATTTCACACCATAGTTCCATAGTGGTGGCATGTCATTTTATCATCAGCTTGAGTCCAGAtccttcacatttttttaagctttttaaaaaatgttattacacACAGTGCTCAGTAGCTTTGCTGGTCATGTCTTTGAGATTGTGTCTGCATGGTGAGGagacgctgctgctgctggaggaAACTGATGACCTCTGGACTTCGCAAAAGAGACTGCAAAAGAGGAGTATAGTTTAGAATTTTGTGTGAAGtggattaaatgaatgaatgaataattaaaaagacaacaaacagcTCAGTAAATACTTtcataaatgattttttatgtattaacgTTTTTTTATACATCCTGTACTTCTTTATCTACGCTTTTCTTTATcgctttatttacttttttgtatGTAAACGGcttaatttctgtatttattacattcatttcCAGTTTATCAGGTAAATTTGCATGTAGCAACTGTTTGCATGTATAGTGTTAGTGAATGTAGCCATCTGTTGCTACACGGTATCTCAGCCTCCTCTGCCCAGTAGAGGCATTACAATAAACTGGCAGTTGAGTATATCAgagtatttcatttatttattttagatacaTAAGTATTAAATTTTATCAGATGTGATTCTCATATATAAAATCCATGGAGCTCAGCTGCTAAATAAATACTCAAATCTCtgaccactttaataggaacacctgttcacctgctcatttatacagttatacaatctcacaatcatgtggcagcagcataatgcatacaatcatacagatAAGGTCCAGTATTTGTGGGTCTGTGCCCATGATAATCACAGATTTTTGTTCTTGGCTTGCAGGAGTAGAACCTAATGTGCTCTTCTACTGTTCTCTACATAGATACACACAGTTTGTCAGCTATTTCTTACTATTTAAAATAGGAACATGTAAGCCAAATACTGGGAGTATTGTTGAACTGTTGAGATCTTCCCAAATCCATGACTATCTATGTATCTTACAAATAAGTCACATTATTTGGAATGTTGGTGTACGCCAAGAATAAGGAACTCACCAGCCTCTTTTGGTTTAACACTTGCTCTATGAGCGAAGGTCTTGTAGGTCTCTCTCCGATAGTGCCGAGCCGCTGCTTTGTCACAGACACAGGCCTCTCCTCTGAGCCTTCCTACAATTCAATAGAAATACATTCATGCCATGAGACACTGGCACGTTATTTTAGGAGTATCTCACCCACCTTATCATTTTATACagtaatcaaatcaaattttatttgtcacatacacatacatacagggtacaacatgcagtgaaatgctt from Tachysurus vachellii isolate PV-2020 chromosome 20, HZAU_Pvac_v1, whole genome shotgun sequence includes these protein-coding regions:
- the smad9 gene encoding mothers against decapentaplegic homolog 9; this translates as MHSTTSITSLFSFTSPAVKRLLGWKQGDEEEKWAEKAVDSLVKKLKKKKGAMEELEKALSCPGQPSKCVTIPRSLDGRLQVSHRKGLPHVIYCRVWRWPDLQSHHELKALDCCEFPFGSKQKDICVNPYHYRRVETPVLPPVLVPRHSEFNPQHSLLAKFRHASLHNEPLMPQNATFPDSFPPLPCSSFSSSPSSSLQSPSAQSHPNSPSSTSDPASPYHITETPPPPYSMMETSPPQDVKPGESSNTKTKLTLSAPHRDLRPVCYEEPEHWCSVAYYELNNRVGETFHASSRSILVDGFTDPSNNKTRFCLGLLSNVNRNSTIEHTRRHIGKGVHLYYVGGEVYAECLSDSSIFVQSRNCNYQHGFHATTVCKIPSGCSLKIFNNQLFAQLLSQSVNHGFEVVYELTKMCTIRMSFVKGWGAEYHRQDVTSTPCWIEIHLHGPLQWLDKVLTQMGSPHNPISSVS